Proteins from a genomic interval of archaeon BMS3Bbin15:
- a CDS encoding cytochrome C oxidase subunit II, periplasmic domain: MSDSTNNTKKKGKNGLFAGGMILIFVIGIFAGFMVGEFTHTKSRTQAQELATTAQPYRLSLVEIMDVSYNKAIGAQPKFYVVGANGDLESSANITFPAHRSIVLTITSYDMGNAPTAAQYAKVSGTVNNQMTLINGTIASGDNTSQIWKTTVSSVPVSDILHTFTIPSLHINIPVVAGFTETMVISPISKTGSYHWQCESACGSGKSGWEGAMAAPGWMMGTVNVV; the protein is encoded by the coding sequence ATGAGCGACTCAACCAATAATACGAAAAAAAAGGGCAAGAATGGCCTGTTCGCAGGTGGTATGATTTTAATTTTTGTGATAGGCATTTTTGCAGGATTTATGGTGGGTGAATTTACACACACAAAATCCAGAACGCAAGCGCAGGAGCTGGCTACTACAGCGCAACCTTATCGACTATCTCTTGTTGAGATTATGGACGTGTCTTATAATAAGGCTATAGGTGCACAGCCTAAGTTCTATGTTGTCGGAGCCAATGGTGACCTGGAGTCCTCAGCAAACATAACTTTTCCGGCACACAGAAGTATAGTACTCACCATAACCTCCTATGATATGGGTAATGCTCCCACAGCAGCCCAATATGCAAAGGTCAGCGGTACTGTAAATAATCAGATGACTCTTATCAATGGAACTATAGCATCGGGAGACAATACAAGCCAGATATGGAAAACAACAGTATCTTCAGTACCAGTTTCTGACATACTCCATACATTTACTATTCCATCACTGCACATAAATATCCCGGTGGTTGCAGGGTTCACAGAAACCATGGTTATTTCCCCAATAAGCAAAACCGGTTCTTACCACTGGCAATGTGAATCTGCCTGTGGCAGCGGAAAAAGTGGCTGGGAAGGTGCAATGGCAGCTCCTGGCTGGATGATGGGCACTGTGAATGTCGTTTAA